In Gemmatimonadaceae bacterium, the genomic stretch TCCGCGCCGCCGGCGTGTCGTCGTCGAACGTGCACGACGACGGAAGCCGCAGTTTCACGCTGACGTATTCGCCGGGCGCCGGCCTTGGGAATGCGTATTCACCCACGCATTCGCTCGACGTCAGCGACCGCGGCGGCCGCCGTGAGGTGTCGGTGCGCGGCGATGCGCGCGATGTCACGCTCCTCGTGCCCGTACGCCGCACCGACGCTTCGTCGGTGGGAATGCTGCCCTACGCGCCGGGCGGCGAAGACGGCTTCGCGTTGTTCACCGTCACGCCGCCCGCGGTTTCCGCCACGGAGAGCTCGCCGCGAGACATCACGCTCGTACTCGACGTATCCGGCTCGATGTCGGGACGCAAGATCGAACAAGCGCGCGCGGCGGGCGTGCAACTGCTTTCCACACTGCGTCCGAGCGATCGATTCCGTTTGATCGACTTCTCGAGCGACGTTCACAATTTCCGCGACGAGTTCGTCTCCGCCACTGCGGAGAACGTGCGTGCCGCGCGACGATACCTCGAGTCGCTCGAGGCCGACGGCGGCACGAACATCGAAGCGGCGTTGCGCGAAGCGCTGCGTCCCGCCGTCACGAATGGCCGCCTGCCGCTGGTGCTGTTCGTCACCGACGGCGAGCCGAGCGTCGGCGAGCGCTCGCCGGATCGCTTGACCGCGATCGCCGTCGAGGCGAACGCGCACGCCGCGACACCGCGACGGATCTTCACCTTCGGTCTGGGGTCCGACGTGAACGTGAGCTTGCTCGAGCAGCTCGCCCTCGAGGGGCGCGGGACGTCGCAGTTCGTGCGGCCGGACGAATCGGTCGAGCGCATGGTTGGTGTCGTGGCGCATCGGCTCGTCGATCCGGTGCTCACCGACGTTCGTGTGCGCGTGGACGGTGACGTGCAGCTGGCGAAGATGCTGCCGACACAGCCCGCGGACGTATTCGCCGATGCCGATCTCGTCCTCCTCGCGCGATACTCGGGTCACGGATCGGCACGCGTCGTCGTCGAGGGAAATCGCCGCGGTGCGCCGGTCCGCTGGACGTCGACCGTCGACTTTCCGGAACGCGATCGCTCGAGTCCGTACGTCGCACGCTTGTGGGCAACGCAGCGCGTCGGATTTCTGAGCGCCGAGCGTCATCGCAACGGTGCCTCGCCGGAGCTCGACGACGAGATCAAATCGCTCGGCGAGCGCTATGGCATTCCGACGGAGTTCACCTCGTACCTCGTCACCGAGCCGCGGTTTGCCGCGAACATCGGCGTGATGAGAGGGGCGTTGAACGGCGCCGCGGGATCACCGGCAGCGGCGGCCGCGCCCGCACCAGTCCAACTCCGCGATCTTCGGTTCGAGGCCGCGAAAGCAGCGGCGGAGCAGCGCGCGGTCACGACGACGGTGGCGCTGGACTCCATGCTGGCGAGAGGCAGCGGCGGCGCGAACGGCGCGGCAATGCGGCATGTCGGCAGCCGTGCGTTCGCGCTGCGCGACGGCGTGTGGACCGATGTCCGCTATCAGCCGGGCATGAAGAAGCTGATCATCAAACCATTCAGCCGGGCGTACTTCGACATCCTCGACGCCATCCCCGAATTGCGGAACGCGTTTGCGCTCGGCACCCGCGTCGCGATCGCCGGCAAGTCGCAAGCGATCGTGCTGGCCGACGACGGCGCGACGGAGCTTTCGTCCCAGGCACTCGCGGCCATCGCGAAAGAGTGGTAAGGATTCACTCATGACCGATCTGGATCGTCTCTTTCGCGAGTATCATCAACCGCTCGTCAGATATCTGACGCGGCGGTTGGGCGATCGCGATTGGGCGGAAGAGATGGTCCAGGAGACGTTCCTTCGCGCCGCGCGGCAGGATTCGATCGTGAGCGAACGCTCATGGCTTTTCGCGGTGGCGACCAACCTGGTGCGCGACGAAGCACGCAAGGACGCGCGCCGCCGCCGGCATCTCGAGTTGTTGCGCGAGCAGGCGAAAGCCGACGACGTGGTTGAGCCGGAGCCCCTCACGATCGAGCGCGCGGAAGAAGCGGCGTTGGCGCGCCGCGCGCTGGAAATGCTCGCGGAGCGTGATCGCGAAGCGCTGTTGATGCGCGAGGAAGGGTTGGACTACACGGAGATCGCGAGCGCGTTGAACCTGTCGATTGGATCGGTTGGAACGACGCTGGCGCGCGCGCGCCGCCGGTTGGTGGAAGCGTATGAATCATTGCAGCCGCGCGAGAGTGCGGCTCGAGGACCGCATGCAGCATCTCGATGAAGGAACCATTCACGCGTGGCTCGACGGCGCGTTGAACGACGAGGAAACGACGGCGATCGCGAGACACCTCGTCGAGTGCGCGACGTGCACGGCGCAGGTCGCCGAGGCGCGGGGGATGATCGCGGGCGCGTCGCGGATCGTGTCGTCGCTGGACGTGGTTCGCGGGAACGTGATTCCGCCCGCCGCGCCGGTGCGCGCGGGCTCGGTATGGCGTCGGTTGCGACTGACGCCGGCTCGCGCGGCACTCGCGGCAAGTGTTCTCCTGGCGGTGTCGGCGATGCTCGCGGTACGCCACGACACGCCGAACAAAATGGTGCCGAAGACGGTCGTCTCCGGTCCTGACGCTCGCGTTTCGGCGCCGGCCGCGGCGACTGCTCCGGCGCCGGCTACTGCTGTTCCGGCTCGTTCCGTTTCCGTTGTGCGCCCGGACAGCGCCGCGGCGCAACCGCGCGCTGAAACTACCGCGACGGCCGCGCCACCGGCAAAGGCGGCGATGAGCACCGCCGCGGCAAATCAAGCAGTCGCGGCATCGGCCGGCACGGCGGTTGATACCGTGAAGCCGCACGACGAAAAGGCCGCGCGTATTGTCGCGGCGCCACAGTCGTTCTCTCCCGCTGCGACGGCAGCTGCCGCCGGCGCACCGGGTTTCGCCAGCGCGCAAGGCGTCAGCGCGCGACCGGCGATGAACGAGATGCGCTCGGCCGCGCTCGGGGCACTCACACCGGGCTGCTATCTCGTCGAGCGCGACAGCAGCGCGTGGCTGCGAGTCATTCCGCCGCGTTTCGCGCTCGTTCGTGACGACGCCGCGCAACGCAACGTCGTTCGCGCGATCACGCTTGATGCGCACATCGACAGTGTGGTGCCCGGCAGTGCGTGGCGCGAAATCCCAAATCGCGGCATCGTCGTGGACTTTCGTGCGCAGCCGGAGCTGCGGCCGGTGTCGCTGACGCTGTCGGCCTCGGGTCGCGTCGCGGAAGCGACCTCTGGCGCTGAGAGCAGGCCGGTCGAAGTACGGCGCGTGGGCTGCCCACACTAAGAGCCAATAGCGCTCGGGGAATCGCGCCGAATCGCGGGCACGCGTTGTGATCTTTAGTCAGGCTGCATGCAACAACGGCCAAGCTTCGCGACGCGAGGCGTTCCCCACACAAAATCCGCCCTCGTCCGACTCGGCGTCCTGGCGCTGATCCTCGTTGTGGCCGGACTTGCCGGATGGAAGCTTGGCTGGTTCGACTATCGCCACGCCCTCGAACACGTCGCTCGCCTGCGCCGCTCTCACAGCTTCGTCGCGTTCGCCGTCGGATTCGTCATCGTGTTCGCTATCGGGACGTCGGTCGGCGTACCCGGAATGCCTTTCACCGTCGCGGCCGGCGTGCTCTTCGGTACCCTGCTCGGCAGCGTGCTCGCCTGGATCGGCGCGATGCTCGGTTCGCTCACTGGTTACTGGCTCGCGCGCACGATTGCGCACGACGTCGTGCTGCGGTGGGTGCATCGCTTCAAGAAGGCGGCGGCCGCGGTCGAGGACTCTCGCGACTTCGACGGAATGCTGCGCCTCCGCCTGGTGCCCGTGATCCCGCTCGGCACGGTGAATTTCATCGGCGGGTTGGCGCGCGCGCCGCTCGGTTCCTACCTGGCCGCGACGGCGATCGGCGTTCTGCCCTCGACACTGATCTACACGTATTTCGCGGACAGTCTGCTCGAGGGTGTAGGCAACGGCCGGCGTCAGGCGACCACGAGCCTCATCATCGCCAGCGTTCTGCTCATCCTGCTGTCTCTTGCGCCAAAGCTGTGGACGCGCTTGTCGCAGCGGGGCGAGGTTGTCATTCATCGGGAAGCGCGGAATCTTCCGTAGGCCCGCGCGGCAGTAACCGTTCGCCGGAATATTTGTTGCGACGGGCGGTTACGCTTCCACCCCGCTTCTGGCACCATGCCCCAAAGAAAAACCGACCGGCGGTCTTCGGCACGCCGGCTCGAATACATCGTCATCGAGTGCGTTACACCTGAGCTCGACGGCGGCCGTCATTCCGTCAAGCGCATCGTTGGCGACGTCGTCAGCGTCGGGGCCGACATCATCAAGGAGGGCCACGATCTCGTTGCCGCGCGCGTGATCTATCGCGCGCCGGGCGAGAGCGAGTGGTCTGCCAGCCCGCTGGTCTACGACTTCGACAGCGACCGCTGGTTCGGTGCGTTCACGGTCGATCGCATCGGCCGGTGGACGTTCGCCGTGGAAGCATGGACGGACCGCTTCGCCACCTGGCGCGCGGGGCTCGAGAAGAAAGTGAGCGCGGGGCAGGACGTGCAGCTCGAGCTCGCGGAAGGTGCGCAGCTCGCGCGCACGGCGGCGCGCTCGACGAGGTCCGCCGCCGCGAAAGCGTCGCTCCTGATGACCGCCAAGCTTCTCGAGGACCGGCGCGACTCGGCGATCGAAAAACGAATTCAACGCGCGCTCGACGAGGACTTGAGCGCGCTGATGCACGATCACTACAAGCCGTCGGACGTCACGCGTTCTCGCCACGAGCTGACCATCACGGTCGACCGCGAGCGAGCGCGATTCGCGTCGTGGTACGAGATGTTCCCGCGATCGCAGACGGCGCCGACGCCCGGACAACCGCCGCGCCACGGCACGTTCATGGACGCTGCCGCGCGCCTGCCGCACGTCGCACAGCTCGGATTCGACGTGGTGTATTTGCCGCCGATTCATCCGATCGGCCACAAGTTTCGCAAGGGAAAGAACAACTCGCTCACACCGGAGCCCGACGACGTCGGCAGTCCGTGGGCGATCGGCAACGAGCATGGCGGCCACACGGCGATCGAGCCGGCGCTCGGGACCATCGAGGATTTCGATCGCTTCGTCGAGACCGCGCATGGCCTCGGCCTCGAGATCGCGCTCGACTATGCGCTCCAGTGTTCGCCCGATCATCCGTGGGTGAAGGAGCATCCGGACTGGTTTCACGTTCGCCCCGACGGCTCGATCCAGTACGCGGAGAATCCGCCGAAGAAGTATCAGGACATCTATCCGCTGAACTTCTGGTGCGAGGATCGCGAAGGCTTGTGGAATGCCTGTCGCGACGTGCTCCTCTACTGGATTCGACACGGCGTGAAGATCTTCCGTGTGGACAACCCGCACACGAAGGCGTTCGCGTTCTGGGAGTGGGTCATCCGCGAGGTGCAGAAGGATCATCCCGACGCGATCTTCTTCGCCGAAGCGTTCACGCGGCCGAAGCGCATGAACGCGCTCGCGAAGCTCGGCTTCACGATGTCGTACACCTACTTCACGTGGAAGAACGCCGAGTGGGATCTGCGGCCCTATCTCGAGGAGCTGACGCAGACTCCGATGGTGGAGTACTACCGCGGCAATCTGTTCGCGAATACACCAGATATCTTGAATGAGTATTTAGTAACCGGCGGCCGGCCGGCGTTTCGCATTCGGTTGCTGCTGGCGGCGACATTGTCGCCGCTCTACGGCATCTACAGCGGGTTCGAGCTCGGCGAGAACGTTCCGGTGCGCCCGGGCAGCGAGGAGTACCTCGACTCCGAGAAGTATCAATTGCGCCCGCGCGACTACGCGGCGCACGGCAATATCAACGACGACATTGAGACGTTGAATCGCATTCGGCGCGAGCAGCCCGCGCTGCAGCGCTATGCCAATCTGTCGTTTCACACGAGCGAAAACCCGTCGGTCCTGTTCTATCGCAAGGCACCGGTCGATCCCGCCGAGCAGTGGACGGGAACGCGGCCAACGCCGGTGCCGCGCAAGATCGCGCAATCGCTTGGGCTCGGTCTACCCAGCGGCGCGAGTCATCTGCTCATCGCCGTCGCCACCGATCCGCATCACGTGCAGGAGACGATGGTGCACGTCCCGATTCACGAGATGGGAATCGACGACGAACAGTCGTACGTGGTGCACGATCTGCTGTCGGGCGCGCGCTACACATGGCGCGGCGTGCGAAACTACGTTCGGCTCGATCCAGCCCTTCAGCCGGGGCATCTCTTTGTCGTGGAGAATGTATCGTCGTGAAGAGCGCCGTTTCCATTCGCAGTTCCGCCGCCTTTTGAAGAGCACGATGCCCGATAACGACTCCTTGTGGTACAAAGACGCCATCATCTATCAGCTGCACATCAAGAGCTACCGCGACTCCAATGCGGACGGCTTTGGTGACTTTCGCGGACTGATCGAGAAGCTCGACTACATCCACCAGCTCGGCGCCAACACGATCTGGCTGCTGCCGTTCTATCCGTCGCCGCTCAAGGATGACGGCTACGACATCGCGTCGTACGAGGAAATCAATCCGACGTACGGCACGATCACCGACTTCCGCACGTTCCTCGAGGAGGCGCATCAACGGAACATTCGCGTGATCACCGAGCTCGTGATCAACCACACGTCGGATCAACATCCGTGGTTTCAGCGCGCCCGGCGCGCGCCAAAGGATTCACCGGATCGCAACTGGTACGTGTGGAGCGACGACCCGAACAAGTTCGCCGAGACGCGCATCATCTTCACGGATACGGAGAAGTCGAACTGGAGCTGGGATCCCGAGGCGCAGCAGTTCTACTGGCATCGCTTCTTCAGCCACCAACCCGATCTCAACTTCGACAATCCCGACGTGCTGGAGGCAGTCAAGAACGTCATGCGCTTCTGGCTGCGCATGGGCGTCGACGGCCTGCGCCTGGACGCCATTCCGTACATCATCGAGCGCGAGGGCACGAACTGCGAGAACCTGCCCGAGACGCACGAAGTGCTGAAGGATCTGCGCCGCGCGCTCGACGCCGAGTTTCCAGGCCGCATCTTTCTCGCCGAAGCCAATCAGTGGCCGAGCGACGTGCGGCCGTACTTCGGCGACAACGACGAATGCCACATGGCGTTCCACTTCCCGGTCATGCCGCGCATGTACATGGCCCTGCGCAAGGAAGATCGCACGCCGATCGTGGACATCATGCGGCAGACGCCGGACATCCCGCCGGAATGCCAGTGGGCGATCTTCCTGCGCAACCACGATGAGCTCACGCTCGAGATGGTGACGAACGAAGAGCGCGACTACATGTATCGCGAGTACGCGCGCGATCCGCGCATGCGCATCAACGTCGGCATTCGCCGGCGCCTGTCGCCGCTCATGGAAAGCGGCCGACGCCAGATCGAGCTGATGAACGCGCTCCTCATGTCGATGCCCGGCACGCCGATCATCTACTACGGCGATGAGATCGGCATGGGCGACAACATCTATCTCGGCGATCGTAATGGCGTGCGCACACCCATGCAGTGGAGCGCCGATCGCAACGCGGGCTTCAGCGAAGCCGATACCGCCGCGCTCTACTCGCCGCTCATCGTCGATCCGCCGTACGGCTATCACACGGTGAACGTCGCGGCGCAGGAACGCGTGCCGACGTCGCTGTTGCGCTGGATGCGCCGCGTCATCGCGGTGCGCCAGGAATACCAGGCATTCGGCCGCGGCACGTGGGAGCCGGTCGACGCGGCGAATCGCCGAGTGCTCGTGTTCATCCGCCGCTATCGCGACGAAACGATACTGTGCGTCAACAACCTCTCGCGCTTCGCGCAGTACGTCGAGCTCGATCTGCACGAGTTCAACGGGATGATTCCGCTCGAGCTGTGGAGCAAGAACTGCTTTCCGCCGATCGGCGAGCTGCCGTATCTCCTCACGCTCGGACCGCACAACTTTCTCTGGTTCCGCATACTCTCGCCGCAGGTGGCGAAGGAATTCCAGCGGTCGACATGAACAACGTGCTCGCGGCGCTCGAGTCACTGCCTGGCGACGCGCTGCTTGGCTACTTGCAACGCCAGCGGTGGTTCGGCGCGAAAGGCGCGGTGCCTTCGGCCGCGCACGTTCAAGACGCCGTAGTACTGCCGTGGGGCGACGGCGCGTTTGCGATCGCGCGCATCGCGGTCGAGTTGGGCGACGGAACACGACAGACATACCAGCTTCCGGTGACGACACGCGCGAGCGGCGATGCAATCGGCGCGGGCCTGAGCGAAGCGTCCCGCGACGATGATTTTCGTCGCGGACTCATCGACGCACTAAAGCGCGGCGCGTCGGCCGAGACGAACGGCCTGAGGTGGATCGCGGAGTCGGCGAGCAACGTCGATCTGCCCGCGGAATCCACAGTTGGATCGGCCGAGCAAAGCAATACGTCGATCGTGATCGGAGACCGCGCGATCCTCAAGTTGTTTCGCATGCTGAAGCCCGGCGTGCAGCCCGACGTCGAGGTGACGAGGTTCCTGACGCGTGTTGGTTTCGAGAACACGCCGAAGCTGTTGGGCAGCATTCGGTTCGAGCGCGGCAACGAAGTGACGACCGCCGGGATGCTGCAGACGTATCTGGCCGGGTCATCCGACGCGTGGAGTCATGCGCTCGAGACGGGGCGCGCGTACTTCGCGGCGCCGATGAACGTCGAGCCCTCGAACGCCTTTCTCGACGACGCGAAACGGCTCGGCGTGATCACGCGCAGCCTGCATGAAGCGCTCGCGAGCGACGACGACGATCCCGCGTTCGAGCCCGAGCCGATCGAGCCCGAAGATCTCGACCGCTGGTCGCATCGCACGCAGCAGAGCATTCGGGATTCACTCGAGTTGCTCGAGCGGCAGCTCCCATCGAAGACGTTTCCCGCCGAGCGGCGCGCGGAAGCCGAGGCGCTCCTGCGCCGAAAGGATCACTATCTCGGGTGGATCGACGAGATCAACGACTATCTCGGCGACGATGTCGGCGTGCGCATTCGCGTGCATGGCGACTATCATCTCGGCCAGGTGCTGCGGACGGCGTCGAACGATTTCATGGTCATCGACTTCGA encodes the following:
- a CDS encoding sigma-70 family RNA polymerase sigma factor, which codes for MTDLDRLFREYHQPLVRYLTRRLGDRDWAEEMVQETFLRAARQDSIVSERSWLFAVATNLVRDEARKDARRRRHLELLREQAKADDVVEPEPLTIERAEEAALARRALEMLAERDREALLMREEGLDYTEIASALNLSIGSVGTTLARARRRLVEAYESLQPRESAARGPHAASR
- a CDS encoding zf-HC2 domain-containing protein, yielding MQHLDEGTIHAWLDGALNDEETTAIARHLVECATCTAQVAEARGMIAGASRIVSSLDVVRGNVIPPAAPVRAGSVWRRLRLTPARAALAASVLLAVSAMLAVRHDTPNKMVPKTVVSGPDARVSAPAAATAPAPATAVPARSVSVVRPDSAAAQPRAETTATAAPPAKAAMSTAAANQAVAASAGTAVDTVKPHDEKAARIVAAPQSFSPAATAAAAGAPGFASAQGVSARPAMNEMRSAALGALTPGCYLVERDSSAWLRVIPPRFALVRDDAAQRNVVRAITLDAHIDSVVPGSAWREIPNRGIVVDFRAQPELRPVSLTLSASGRVAEATSGAESRPVEVRRVGCPH
- the treS gene encoding maltose alpha-D-glucosyltransferase; amino-acid sequence: MPDNDSLWYKDAIIYQLHIKSYRDSNADGFGDFRGLIEKLDYIHQLGANTIWLLPFYPSPLKDDGYDIASYEEINPTYGTITDFRTFLEEAHQRNIRVITELVINHTSDQHPWFQRARRAPKDSPDRNWYVWSDDPNKFAETRIIFTDTEKSNWSWDPEAQQFYWHRFFSHQPDLNFDNPDVLEAVKNVMRFWLRMGVDGLRLDAIPYIIEREGTNCENLPETHEVLKDLRRALDAEFPGRIFLAEANQWPSDVRPYFGDNDECHMAFHFPVMPRMYMALRKEDRTPIVDIMRQTPDIPPECQWAIFLRNHDELTLEMVTNEERDYMYREYARDPRMRINVGIRRRLSPLMESGRRQIELMNALLMSMPGTPIIYYGDEIGMGDNIYLGDRNGVRTPMQWSADRNAGFSEADTAALYSPLIVDPPYGYHTVNVAAQERVPTSLLRWMRRVIAVRQEYQAFGRGTWEPVDAANRRVLVFIRRYRDETILCVNNLSRFAQYVELDLHEFNGMIPLELWSKNCFPPIGELPYLLTLGPHNFLWFRILSPQVAKEFQRST
- a CDS encoding TVP38/TMEM64 family protein, which codes for MQQRPSFATRGVPHTKSALVRLGVLALILVVAGLAGWKLGWFDYRHALEHVARLRRSHSFVAFAVGFVIVFAIGTSVGVPGMPFTVAAGVLFGTLLGSVLAWIGAMLGSLTGYWLARTIAHDVVLRWVHRFKKAAAAVEDSRDFDGMLRLRLVPVIPLGTVNFIGGLARAPLGSYLAATAIGVLPSTLIYTYFADSLLEGVGNGRRQATTSLIIASVLLILLSLAPKLWTRLSQRGEVVIHREARNLP
- a CDS encoding VIT domain-containing protein, producing MQTRLSFAARFALSLLCTAPVGAALGAQGWIIPRPCVSWTPMTERPGVTVPIRDCATNIARTRSDVHVELTDRVLHYEVEERFVNRGAGLGEADYIFPLPANAAFQDLKLSINGELVSGETMNAADARRIYENIVRTQRDPALVEWMGRGLVRARIFPLNPGEEKRVVIRFQSVAPREGDALRIDYFRAAGVSSSNVHDDGSRSFTLTYSPGAGLGNAYSPTHSLDVSDRGGRREVSVRGDARDVTLLVPVRRTDASSVGMLPYAPGGEDGFALFTVTPPAVSATESSPRDITLVLDVSGSMSGRKIEQARAAGVQLLSTLRPSDRFRLIDFSSDVHNFRDEFVSATAENVRAARRYLESLEADGGTNIEAALREALRPAVTNGRLPLVLFVTDGEPSVGERSPDRLTAIAVEANAHAATPRRIFTFGLGSDVNVSLLEQLALEGRGTSQFVRPDESVERMVGVVAHRLVDPVLTDVRVRVDGDVQLAKMLPTQPADVFADADLVLLARYSGHGSARVVVEGNRRGAPVRWTSTVDFPERDRSSPYVARLWATQRVGFLSAERHRNGASPELDDEIKSLGERYGIPTEFTSYLVTEPRFAANIGVMRGALNGAAGSPAAAAAPAPVQLRDLRFEAAKAAAEQRAVTTTVALDSMLARGSGGANGAAMRHVGSRAFALRDGVWTDVRYQPGMKKLIIKPFSRAYFDILDAIPELRNAFALGTRVAIAGKSQAIVLADDGATELSSQALAAIAKEW
- a CDS encoding alpha-1,4-glucan--maltose-1-phosphate maltosyltransferase, with product MPQRKTDRRSSARRLEYIVIECVTPELDGGRHSVKRIVGDVVSVGADIIKEGHDLVAARVIYRAPGESEWSASPLVYDFDSDRWFGAFTVDRIGRWTFAVEAWTDRFATWRAGLEKKVSAGQDVQLELAEGAQLARTAARSTRSAAAKASLLMTAKLLEDRRDSAIEKRIQRALDEDLSALMHDHYKPSDVTRSRHELTITVDRERARFASWYEMFPRSQTAPTPGQPPRHGTFMDAAARLPHVAQLGFDVVYLPPIHPIGHKFRKGKNNSLTPEPDDVGSPWAIGNEHGGHTAIEPALGTIEDFDRFVETAHGLGLEIALDYALQCSPDHPWVKEHPDWFHVRPDGSIQYAENPPKKYQDIYPLNFWCEDREGLWNACRDVLLYWIRHGVKIFRVDNPHTKAFAFWEWVIREVQKDHPDAIFFAEAFTRPKRMNALAKLGFTMSYTYFTWKNAEWDLRPYLEELTQTPMVEYYRGNLFANTPDILNEYLVTGGRPAFRIRLLLAATLSPLYGIYSGFELGENVPVRPGSEEYLDSEKYQLRPRDYAAHGNINDDIETLNRIRREQPALQRYANLSFHTSENPSVLFYRKAPVDPAEQWTGTRPTPVPRKIAQSLGLGLPSGASHLLIAVATDPHHVQETMVHVPIHEMGIDDEQSYVVHDLLSGARYTWRGVRNYVRLDPALQPGHLFVVENVSS